The following coding sequences lie in one Arachis stenosperma cultivar V10309 chromosome 5, arast.V10309.gnm1.PFL2, whole genome shotgun sequence genomic window:
- the LOC130979781 gene encoding uncharacterized protein LOC130979781 isoform X2: MSSGKPKEEEHDGMSVHSPCKPPPSSASSLPKVELELRVLEALEIYPPIKLQGIHRHFVIYGLMEFLKRSFDRHFSAEEVLQLLDRFYNLEMLKTDDEEIDLLNHEEDFSLPSSYFIKEES; this comes from the exons ATGAGTAGTGGAAAACCCAAAGAAGAGGAACATGACGGTATGTCCGTACACTCTCCGTGCAAACCCCCTCCTTCCTCTGCTTCCTCTCTCCCCAAG GTTGAATTGGAGCTCAGGGTGTTGGAAGCTCTCGAAATTTATCCTCCAATTAAATTACAag GAATACATCGCCATTTTGTCATTTATGGTCTGATGGAATTTCTAAAGAGGAG TTTTGACAGACACTTCTCTGCTGAAGAGGTCCTTCAACTGTTGGATCGGTTCTACAACTTAGAAATGCTG AAAACAGATGATGAAGAGATCGACTTGCTTAATCATGAAGAAGATTTCTCCTTACCTTCCAGTTACTTTATCAAGGAAGAGTCCTAG
- the LOC130979781 gene encoding uncharacterized protein LOC130979781 isoform X1 — MSSGKPKEEEHDGMSVHSPCKPPPSSASSLPKEQAAQVELELRVLEALEIYPPIKLQGIHRHFVIYGLMEFLKRSFDRHFSAEEVLQLLDRFYNLEMLKTDDEEIDLLNHEEDFSLPSSYFIKEES; from the exons ATGAGTAGTGGAAAACCCAAAGAAGAGGAACATGACGGTATGTCCGTACACTCTCCGTGCAAACCCCCTCCTTCCTCTGCTTCCTCTCTCCCCAAG GAGCAAGCAGCGCAGGTTGAATTGGAGCTCAGGGTGTTGGAAGCTCTCGAAATTTATCCTCCAATTAAATTACAag GAATACATCGCCATTTTGTCATTTATGGTCTGATGGAATTTCTAAAGAGGAG TTTTGACAGACACTTCTCTGCTGAAGAGGTCCTTCAACTGTTGGATCGGTTCTACAACTTAGAAATGCTG AAAACAGATGATGAAGAGATCGACTTGCTTAATCATGAAGAAGATTTCTCCTTACCTTCCAGTTACTTTATCAAGGAAGAGTCCTAG
- the LOC130981286 gene encoding F-box protein At5g07610-like codes for MSRIKVSKSPSSPEKIEENEDLLTEILLHLGAKTLIRFKCVSKRWSTIISSTYFCHRHVFRHANITKVSSIFLESGEDDDNKNRYFNNHNDIKPLSLENGSHGSSSPFDSIEIHPKDLAYIVQSCNGLLLCRILHHHKNRAFLPIESFFVCNPTTECFNFLPDPYKALDTDSHESSPWLYMNFAFDPSTSSSAYVAICVWKFKAVKNSSRSRFETMVYSSTDEAEPGSWRPCGSLSWLQPSSKFITEFTSTVQCTGWLR; via the coding sequence ATGAGCAGAATAAAAGTATCAAAATCACCATCTTCACCAGAAAAAATCGAAGAGAACGAGGATTTGTTGACTGAAATCCTCCTGCACCTTGGCGCCAAAACGTTAATCAGATTCAAATGCGTCTCCAAACGATGGTCCACAATCATCTCCTCCACTTATTTCTGCCACCGCCATGTCTTCCGCCACGCCAACATCACCAAGGTCTCTAGCATTTTCTTGGAATCCGGAGAAGATGATGATAACAAAAACCGTTACTTCAATAACCATAACGATATCAAGCCGTTATCCTTAGAGAACGGAAGTCACGGCTCATCATCTCCCTTCGACTCCATCGAAATCCACCCGAAGGACCTTGCCTACATTGTGCAATCATGCAATGGCCTCTTGCTTTGCAGAATATTACACCACCACAAAAATCGAGCATTCTTACCAATAGAATCGTTCTTTGTCTGTAACCCAACCACTGAATGCTTCAACTTCCTCCCCGATCCCTACAAGGCTCTTGACACCGATAGCCACGAATCATCGCCATGGTTGTATATGAACTTCGCTTTTGATCCCTCAACTTCGTCGTCTGCGTACGTTGCTATCTGCGTATGGAAATTTAAAGCAGTTAAAAATTCAAGCCGCTCGCGCTTTGAAACAATGGTATACTCTTCGACTGATGAAGCCGAGCCTGGTTCTTGGAGGCCGTGTGGGTCCCTCTCATGGCTCCAGCCAAGTTCGAAATTCATAACGGAGTTTACTTCAACGGTTCAGTGCACTGGATGGCTTCGTTGA